The Desulfomicrobium escambiense DSM 10707 genome segment GATGGACTCGATCCGCTCCTCCAGGCTGTCGTTGCCGGTGCGTTCGCTCATGGTCAGGGCCTCGGGGCGATGGTGAACGGGAAGGAGCAGTCCTCCTTGAACTCTTCTGCCAGTTCGCCGACCCGCTCGTTTTCCGGGTCGTAGCTCCAGTGCACGCTGACCTGGCGCCCCCCTTGGTGGGCCTCCTCCAGGCGGTCGAAGATGTCCATCATGGCCCGGATGCTGCTTGTGTTGAGGTAGATCAGGGCAAGGTCGCAGGCCAGGGGGCCGCTGTCCTTCGCGAGGAAGCCGTCGATCCAGTCGATGATCGGCTGGAAGAATTCGAAGGGGTTTTCGGGGTAGGAGTCCCCGGCCATGGTCAGGCGCCCATCCTGGACGCTCGTGCGGACCAGTGGGG includes the following:
- the siaC gene encoding biofilm regulation phosphoprotein SiaC, giving the protein MNDIDLAQTPSTPLVRTSVQDGRLTMAGDSYPENPFEFFQPIIDWIDGFLAKDSGPLACDLALIYLNTSSIRAMMDIFDRLEEAHQGGRQVSVHWSYDPENERVGELAEEFKEDCSFPFTIAPRP